The DNA region ATTAAATATATATTCCAAACATTATTTGAATTTTGGCTATTTTTGTTGTGTTATGTTTACGTGTATTCTTGTTTAAACATTCTAAGCTACCCCCCGCTCCCCCAGTTTGCCGGTTATGAAATGGGTTTCCTAGTCTCTCTATCTTAAACTAGTCATCCTCTAATTTTTAGCCTATTAGGGCAATGGATGTTGTGCTTCTGTAATGAACGTATGCAAGAAGAAATGGATAACTCTTAGGGGATTAATATAAATAGTCTCATTAAACGTGACAATGAGAATTCCTTCCTGTGTTGAATTTattcaagattttttttttctctgagTTTCATAAAGCTTGTTCAGTAACAACATTAAGGTATGGCTTTCTTTATTTACTTTTTTGTTTGAACATATCAGGTGCTAGACTTCTAAGAAAATCAAATGCATCCTCGTAAGTTTTTTCTTACACCCAAGAATCAAGTCAAGGAGAATGAAATGCATCCTCGTAAATTTTTCCTTTCACCCAAGAATCAAGTTGAGGACCTAACAGGTTCCAGTTGTACCAGTCACCAACAAAGCTGTCTACCAGATCCAATATATGTTTCTTCTTCATCgtcagatgatgaaaatgacctgcctaatgatgatgatgcatcTAAACAACTGGTCCTTTATGACCCTGCCAGCAATGAAAACAACAAAATTGAACTTGCTCCTGGTCCTCTTCCTCTACAGTGTGAACCACCTCCATTGCTTGATTTACTTCCAAGAAGTAAACCTTCGAGGTCAGTTCCTAAAGTTTTGCCATCAGTCGGTGCTTTCACTGTTCAGTGTGCATCCTGCTTTAAATGGAGGTTGATTCCAACAAaggaaaaatatgaagaaataCGTGAACATATCCTTGAACAGCCTTTTGTTTGTCAAAGAGCTCTTGAGTGGCGACCTGATGTATCTTGTGATGATCCAGAGGATATTTCTCAGGATGGAAACAGGATTTGGGCTATTGATAAGCCAAGCATTGCACAGCCTCCAGATGGATGGCAGCGACTGCTACGGATCAGAAGTGAAGGAAGTTCCAAATTTGCAGATGTGTAAGCATCTGTTATTGGTTATTCTTTGTTATTGAAATGGAAACACCCTTATATAATGATACAATACTACTGCTTCCCATCCATTAATTGAGTTTTTTGTGCTAGGAAGTCTATTCTCACGGAAATTCTAATTTTTCAATCATCAATTTGCAATGATATTTCAGATACTATGTAGCACCAACAGGCAAGAGATTGCGCTCAATGGTAGATATCCAGAAGTATGTTTCTGCTGTTTCCGCTTTACTATCTTTGCAATGTGACCTTTTGTTTCTTATAATTTGCTCTTGGTTTCTGTGTTTTTAGGTTTTTGACGAATCATCCAGAGTACTTGAAGGATGGGGTAACTCTTTCACGGTTCTCATTTACAATACCAAAGCCACTGCAAGAAAACTATGTGAGGAAGCGTCCTGCTACACTTAAATCTTCATATGACCTCAGTGGGCCTGTTCAACCTGAGCAAGGTACACAAAATGTTAAACAAATTATACATTGGGGTTCGAATGAAAAATTTTAAACTTGATGCACTGAAGTTGACATGGATAGAAATTATTGGGTGGTTTAGTATGATTTATCTTTTGAAATATTCTTATAGAGATGAGGATGCGTAAGTTTGCGTAGACTTTAATGCCTTTTTTACATACACGTTCACGTTTACTTTTACTTTCAgtacattcattttttttgttaactttCAATTCATCTTTTAGCCCTTgtctcttctattttttttctaatgttgaAATATTCTTTTACTTATTTTTGTTACCCCATAcatgttctaaataacttatgACCTACTTATAAGCTATTTTTTGAGTATTTTTATAAGCTGCTCAGAGTAGCTTATAAATAAGCGCTACTTATAACCTATGTTGAGCTTATTTCAAAACTTCTCAAATTCGCTTTTGAATAGGTTCTTATGCCTTAGGCGCTTCATAAGCGTTTAATTGAACTGTTGACACAAACGCAGCAAAGACATGGCATGATCAACTGGTTTGGAATGCAGCAAAGAACAAATAGTCTGTCAATATAGAACACTCTTTTTGAATGAAATTAAACGTCTTAATACTGAGGATTTTAGTGCATTGTTATCATAAATTCATAATGATGTTTTTGATGCAGCGCGGCCTCTTTCAATAGCATGGCCAGGTCCAGAAGACTCTGCTAATTCTGATGAGGACAGATCAGGGATTCCCGCTCCATTCTTCGGGTCGGATGTTTTTGACCCTATCAGCCGTCCTACAAAGAAGAGAACAGTACAGAAGCAAAGTTCCTTCCAAAATGATGCCCTATAGTAAGAAGAATATTAGGGGAGATTGTAATGCAAATCCTGAATCTTGAATATCCTGTGGGTTAGTCACCTACTCATGTCCTTTTGGGTAGATGTTGCAACTTCCTCTCTAATTCTTCTCACCCTTTTTGTAAGAAATGCAAGTGTTGTTAAATGAACTGCTACAGAAGATCAAAGGTGCCTAGCTTGGCAAGTATTTTGAGGTTGTAACCTGACCATGCCAACCCATTTATGCTGAAAAACAATTTATGCCAACCAGTTTGTGTTAGAAAGCAATTGATTTTTATCATGATAAGTTTTAGTTACTGAGTATATCAATATCTTGGCATTTCTAGTAAAATTGTATTTGGCATCAGTGGACTTTTCTGCATTCAGTTCTCGAGAAGACGTTCATAtacatattttaaatcaaaatggTCCCTGCCTCAAAAGAACGTGTTAACATGGTGATTCAGCAAGAGGATAATTTGTTAGCATTTGATGTTGTTTGATCATGATTTGAGCTTCTTGTACGCATTTTTCATCTACTAGTTGAGATCTTGCACAATGAGCAAAGTTCTTCTATGTTTTTAGTCCCCTTAAAATTTTTGAATTCGGATTTTAGccctttattttcaaaaaaactgtttttaacaACGCATTCTTAAATGGTAATTGCATGGCTCCTCCACCATTATGTTTTATAATGTGGACGAATTTGGTTTGCCAACTACATTATTCTATCTATGGCCTAAGACAAACTTCCAGGCAAATAGTTTACTTGCCTAAGCTGAAAATCCTTGGTAATCTCAAGTATTtccttgaacttgagatgacACATTGCAAAGAAGGCATCATGTTAACTCAAAGAAACTACGCCCTTGATCTGTACAGGATTCTGGTTACTTGGACAGTAAATTGGCTACCCTTCCTGTGGAACCCAACTTTAAATTATGAGCCACTAATGACACTCCATTGCAGAACATAATGCCCTGCTTTGTAATTAGAGATCAATTATCACTTTGTATGAGAAAGAATGGTGTACATATCGAGCTATCAAACCTGATAGTTCGGCCTAAGGTGGAGTTCCAGAACTTACACCATCTATCCCATTGGAACAACATGGCCGAGTTATATGAAAAGAAGTGCATAAGCCAGGAAATCACCTTCGAAATTAAGTAATAAACTAGCTGCTCATAACCTCCAAATTAATTAGTCAATCATTATATCATTTAATAGCCTAATAAGTCATGTAATAAATGTAGAACTaccaaatgataaaaaaaaatagtcctAAAGGAGCTAAAGTCCAAGATATTCACTCTAACGCTTAACCTGAGAACTAGgcttagggctcgtttggtacaccgtattagacatgatagtataagcttatacaatacattatgggtTTATacattgtttggtgctcacatcgtattgtataagcttatacatcaatctcctcttatacatcaaaatgatggattatttaatccaccctatagatgatggataaggcatgataagagtgcaatgtataaactacttcaatatatttaatcaaccgccaccacaatcaccctccaccaccaccgcctccaccgctaccaccaccgtcactgccgccgccaccaccgccgccaccaccaccactacagTCACTGCCACCacaatcaccctccaccaccaccacctccaccactaccaccaccgtcgccaccaccaccaccacaattaccctccaccaccaccgcctcctcctataccaccaccattgtcacttctgccaccaccaccaccaccattgtcacttctgccaccaccaccaccaccattgtcactgccgcaaccaccaccaccactgtcgctgccaccacaactaccctctaccaccaccaccaccactgttgccgccaccatcctccaccaccacctcctccatcactaCCGCCGCCATCACCACCGCGCTCTAGTTATCGttatcgccactaccaccacccctgccaccaccatccaccatcATCGCCGCCACTAatgccaccactaccaccaccaccactgtcgccgccgccaccaccatgctccaccactgccaccatcgttgataACTTCATACTACCATTGTCGCCGcccccaccctccaccaccaccaccaccatccaccatcACTGTCACTGCCACTActgccgccgccgccaccaccatccaccaccactgccatcaTCATCACGTTCCAATACCATCACTACCACATCTCCAGTGTTgccaccaaattatacagtgtatgaccaaacgttgtatagtattaaaattttatcagacTCTATCTTATCAGGTCTAATacaatcaggtcttatactattaGACATTATACTATACAGCATACCAAACGGACCTTTAGTGTCTTACTTGCTAATCGTTATGTCTGACTTCAACTCAGGTGTTTGAAGAGAATaagtgtatccaaacataaatcatcaATCAGTTGGCTTACTAATCAAGCCTATTGCAGCTCCCTAATTCAAGATTAGCACATTTAACAGTTAGTTTAGTTTATACCCATAAGAGGAAATATAAGAACAACTGAAAGTTTTACTTTCAGTTTAGGATTAGCTATAACCATCATAGACAACAAatccgttttttttttgtcactaAAAACATTCGTTTTTCAAGGATTGGATTCAAGTTATTGGGTCCACATGCACATAAGGCCCAAAAGTATGTGGCTCTGGCCTCTGGGTATGTCTTTCTCTTTTGGAAAATTACATTTACTACAAGCTGATGCAGAACTGCAAATGGGGATTTTTTTTTAGTAATAATAAATACTACTCcatccgttcctaattataagacctagtttcaaaattttcatgttcctaaatataagacctcttacaataatctagcaaaaggttttgtactctttcatatttacccctcacattaattgtatgttttcaattccaaagttat from Lotus japonicus ecotype B-129 chromosome 2, LjGifu_v1.2 includes:
- the LOC130739121 gene encoding methyl-CpG-binding domain-containing protein 2, with protein sequence MHPRKFFLTPKNQVKENEMHPRKFFLSPKNQVEDLTGSSCTSHQQSCLPDPIYVSSSSSDDENDLPNDDDASKQLVLYDPASNENNKIELAPGPLPLQCEPPPLLDLLPRSKPSRSVPKVLPSVGAFTVQCASCFKWRLIPTKEKYEEIREHILEQPFVCQRALEWRPDVSCDDPEDISQDGNRIWAIDKPSIAQPPDGWQRLLRIRSEGSSKFADVYYVAPTGKRLRSMVDIQKFLTNHPEYLKDGVTLSRFSFTIPKPLQENYVRKRPATLKSSYDLSGPVQPEQARPLSIAWPGPEDSANSDEDRSGIPAPFFGSDVFDPISRPTKKRTVQKQSSFQNDAL